From the Actinomycetota bacterium genome, one window contains:
- a CDS encoding glycosyltransferase family 2 protein, translated as MFGGKRVGVVVPCYNEERLIGTVIRTMPEYVDRIIVVDDMSSDGTVGSAEALIEEMPGRLRVIRHQENGGVGKAITTGYRVAVEEKIDVTVVMAGDAQMDPEDLPALLEPVTSGACDYSKGNRLFTGDAWKIIPRHRYLGNAALSLMTKIASGYWHVADSQTGYTAVSLAALETIELDNLYPRYGFPNDMLVHLNIYGFRVRDVPIRPVYGVGERSDIQLWKVVPTLSWLLFKRFWYRMFQKYVIRDTHPLVLFY; from the coding sequence ATGTTCGGTGGCAAGCGAGTCGGTGTGGTCGTTCCGTGCTACAACGAGGAGCGGCTCATCGGCACTGTCATTCGCACGATGCCTGAGTACGTCGATCGCATCATCGTGGTCGACGACATGTCGAGCGACGGCACTGTCGGCTCCGCCGAGGCGCTCATCGAGGAGATGCCCGGGCGGCTGCGCGTCATACGCCACCAGGAGAACGGCGGGGTCGGCAAGGCGATCACCACCGGCTACAGGGTGGCGGTCGAGGAGAAGATCGACGTCACAGTGGTCATGGCGGGCGATGCGCAGATGGATCCGGAGGACCTGCCTGCGCTTCTCGAGCCCGTGACCTCGGGAGCGTGCGACTACTCGAAGGGTAACCGCCTGTTCACCGGAGATGCGTGGAAGATCATCCCCCGCCATCGGTACCTGGGGAACGCCGCTCTTTCACTCATGACCAAGATCGCGTCGGGCTACTGGCATGTCGCCGACTCTCAAACCGGCTACACTGCCGTGAGTCTCGCGGCTCTTGAGACGATCGAGCTCGACAATCTCTACCCCCGATATGGCTTTCCCAACGACATGCTCGTCCATCTCAACATCTACGGCTTCCGCGTGCGTGACGTTCCCATTCGCCCCGTGTACGGCGTGGGCGAGAGGAGCGACATCCAGCTCTGGAAGGTGGTTCCCACCCTGTCCTGGTTGCTGTTCAAGCGCTTCTGGTACCGCATGTTCCAGAAGTACGTCATCCGCGACACCCACCCACTCGTCTTGTTCTAC